One stretch of Qipengyuania gelatinilytica DNA includes these proteins:
- a CDS encoding DUF5801 repeats-in-toxin domain-containing protein produces the protein MDSFETRNDFSEAQAGTEGSDEQMQGNANQAQPSSRGDIILLPDANGVVVLPEGTSLDNLRAEGRDLVLILEDGSRVVIPEGAIIVPQIVIDGVTVPAANLAALLTGNEPQPAAGDPQSSGGNFEVDPGNIQAAYGLGDLLPYTELQFPQPEEKEVIPYNVNQDPEIVIETPDNPVGVINAIATVDEAGLPARTVDGIGETPGTRDETDAETASGTIVFEAPDGVSAVLINGVEITAIGQTFTSDDGTLTITSIDLENGEIGFSYTLEDNLVGRTEDGFFTMTVVDVDGDSADASLLIQVIDDAPIANDDIDSVDAGTYGPIDGNVMTGAGTDTGAAGADEEGADGAVVTDFSGAGGSGSAGDTIDGEYGTLTLEADGSYTYTRFDDAPGGVSDEFTYTLTDADGSTATATLTINIGDSTPEITRLPSGDAETLVDEAGLPARIGEAEGSDEPADSETAAGTITFVSPDGVASVEINGVEVTGPGQTFDVGEGTLTITGYDPVAGTITYEYTLEDNTSGDDVSYDVDLTVTDLDGDTAIGTFTISVTDDVPTANDDSETQDSEDAPVTVDVFSNDVQGADSVQLDAIALVDGTLSGNGTVTYNGDGTFTYTPAPGEEGTVTFDYTITDGDGDVSTATVTIILDNDSTPGILVGGQNQVFEEALPARGGEPAGSNEDSDGEFASGSIILVTRGDTVGSLVINGVDVTAGGTVTTADGVLTVTLTNGVYGYTYELTDNTLSDPDSDSFTLVVTDSDGDTAQTTLVINIIDDNPSAADDANSIAAGDYGPVGGNVLDNDTVGADDAAVTSYTGANGSGVAGDTIQGKYGTLTIEADGSYTYTRDAGTEGGVSDTFTYTITDGDGDTATATLVIAIADSPVVLDLPVAGEDGTLVDEAGLPAGSDAASDSEFTSGTFTYDAPDGPASVTIDGVAVTAVGQTFTGSFGTLTITSIADGVIGYTYELTTNTSGDDTFDSFAVVVTDQDGDTSSGDLEIAIIDDVPTAVSDTDSVTEDGPLTADGNVITDAEANGDNGADTQGADGASVTGVAFGATDGTVGSSLDGMYGSLVLNADGSYTYTLDNTNPLVQGLDSTESLTEVFTYTITDGDGDPSTTTLTITINGDDDIVTINGLDLQTPELTVDEDDLADGSSPDAGALVQSGSFTVDSPDGLSVLTVGGVQVWGGGETYPLTITGDYGDVRITAVDVTLDANGDVVAATVSYEYELGDNTLDHSVAGEDSLVDSFDVVATDTDGSDDTASLDIEVIDDVPTANDDSADQAVENDPIVIDALDNDVFGADGVDTSNIASVSVTTQGTQGTVTYDPDTGLFTYTPAPGAGSNGQLTDSFTYTIIDNDGDSSTATVTVNLLPDSEPTGGTVTATVDDDGLAGGNPDSDTGDLDANVGDDPADTSEASFTGSLTFDVGNDGPATITFDPSLDGTSAMLGSEMVTFTLNGNVLTASSGRGDIFTVELTDAQTGAYTVTLLQNVLHTAGNDENDAFASIGFIVSDSEGDTVGTTLDITFDDDAPTATDNTNSVTEGDTVTGNILTDDDGFGVDANGADGSLTILSVSGTGGTDNGAPFVVTGTYGELTVNADGSYSYESFANATNADVSDVFTYQIVDADGDVAEATLEIDITNVAGTVEDNGATVNEAGLGFGSDPASDSEFGNGQITVTNATGTFTYVLVSPATGTYGTLTLDPDTGAYTYELTTNVDGDSLVPSQGGDNGANTVTGQESFDYEVYDDLGNLIGTGTIDVNIIDDVPSIDASVVDGDAVTLTTQDADTVGGTDTDVSVADFGGAFSIDSSEYGADGAGSIAWTYSLNVENAVSGLTSDGVAIELSMNGDVVEGRAGGVLVFTLEVNDATGVVTLTQYEEIDHALPGDSSNYDAQLAVLGDGLVTLSGTATIVDGDGDIADETVVLDLGGNVRFADDGPAIDATVTDGDAVTLTTFDAETVGGTSVDVSVADFGGAFSVASSDYGADGAGSIAWDYSLVIDNATSGLTSDGVPVELTMNGDVVEGRANGVLVFTVAIDDTTGVVTLTQYEEIDHDLPGSDSNYDSQLEALANGVLSISGTATITDGDGDTAEETVLLDLGGNIRFADDGPSIDASVTDGDAVTLTTQDADTVGGIDTDVSTADFGGAFAVDSFNFGADGAGSIAWDYGLSVVSSASGLTSDGVAIELSMNGDVVEGRANGTLVFTLEVNDTTGVVTLTQYEEIDHDLPGSDSNYDAQLEVLGSGLVNLTGTATITDGDGDTAEETVVLDLGGNVRFADDGPAIDATVTDGDVITLTTQDADTEGAASDTDVSTANFGGAFSIASSDYGADGAGSTAWSYSLVIDNAVSGLTSGGNPITLSMNGSEVEGFANGVLVFSVSVDASTGEVTLTQYEAIDHDLPGDSSNYDSQLAVLADGVLSLSGTATITDGDGDTDEETVVLDLGGNIRFADDGPIAVADTNTLTEDTASVGGNVVLTNADDFGADGAGSPAVTAVTGFGGAAGTIGGSTSGEFGTLTLNADGTYTYALNNASVQYLNDGDSETDTFTYTIVDSDGDTSTTTLTITITGSNDAPVLTPSGVVVSEEGLTDSLGNPIGNPDTVGTPDDMTDSRSASGTIGISDPDNDTFTVTLGIPTTPGLTSGGEAIVWSLNADQNVLIGATSEGVIIAVSIANDGNYDVVLNRPVDHSDTSVEDILGFSIDVSVNDGTTTTTLPAGITVVVEDDSPIIGDMTPDSITVGNFDNATGTGTFDYSPGGDGHGEFQITYTGTPIDGLTYTLTQLDNDNDGQNDGAILTASANGTDVYTLEVDVDGNYTYTLLAPDTGSTESISLLNLSAGGPGFRELEDDPSTIDINEDGRIEFSSNGNGVNASTQGFGVSNQWTDPTEFFTMEFHVPGNLGVNDDPETDADILTGITLNVQQVRSGPVDFRWTVTRYNDDGTVAETETGIITISSAGDLVIPATISFSELTMENIDTAGSVRFRADVTVERSILPQDLTLDFDISATDSDGDVTSVSDLSVFIDADITSAATIKTLDDTLMADAEVLDMAMFGSTSTAQQDGSRMMARATEATAIAASAAAFVMPTIEAGFEQDFGQTASAGDLMVNFEFAAAPTLEAPQMPEGYAIAFDGRVEIDAGAGQDLAMANILGDGGDFQAAMGDAVAAPDMGGFEYAAADEGFAGMPSAFDGLAIGDTGSAMEALLMLEANAPAADAAELADAGKALGEAVAELAAEAQVDDVVAHFAANDTGAGNGDAISVPVEGLLDGMIGNDLPFHTVGIAQTDQTDEAALVAASA, from the coding sequence ATGGATAGCTTCGAAACGCGCAACGACTTCTCCGAAGCCCAGGCTGGCACCGAAGGCTCCGATGAGCAGATGCAGGGCAATGCCAACCAAGCCCAGCCCAGCTCGCGCGGCGATATCATTCTCCTGCCCGACGCCAACGGTGTCGTTGTGCTTCCCGAAGGGACCTCGCTCGACAACTTGCGCGCAGAAGGTCGGGACCTCGTCCTCATCCTCGAAGACGGCAGCCGGGTGGTCATCCCCGAAGGCGCCATCATCGTCCCGCAGATCGTAATCGACGGCGTCACCGTTCCTGCTGCCAACCTTGCAGCCCTGCTGACCGGCAACGAGCCGCAGCCCGCTGCCGGCGATCCGCAGAGCTCGGGCGGCAACTTCGAAGTCGATCCGGGCAACATCCAGGCTGCCTATGGCCTCGGCGATCTCCTTCCATACACCGAGCTGCAGTTCCCGCAGCCCGAAGAAAAGGAAGTCATTCCCTATAACGTCAATCAGGATCCCGAGATCGTGATCGAGACGCCCGACAATCCCGTCGGCGTCATCAATGCCATCGCTACCGTGGACGAAGCCGGCCTGCCGGCTCGTACCGTTGACGGCATCGGCGAAACCCCAGGTACGCGTGACGAGACCGATGCTGAAACGGCTAGCGGTACCATCGTCTTCGAAGCGCCCGACGGCGTTTCTGCTGTCTTGATCAACGGTGTCGAGATCACCGCCATCGGCCAGACCTTCACCAGCGACGACGGTACGCTGACCATCACCAGCATCGATCTGGAAAATGGCGAAATCGGCTTCTCCTACACCCTCGAGGACAACCTCGTTGGCCGTACCGAAGACGGCTTCTTCACCATGACCGTCGTCGATGTCGACGGCGACAGCGCCGATGCAAGCCTGCTCATCCAGGTGATCGACGACGCGCCGATCGCCAATGACGATATCGACAGCGTCGATGCTGGCACCTACGGCCCGATCGACGGCAACGTCATGACCGGCGCCGGCACCGACACGGGTGCAGCGGGTGCCGACGAAGAAGGTGCCGACGGCGCGGTGGTCACCGACTTCTCCGGCGCAGGCGGTTCGGGTTCGGCCGGCGACACCATCGACGGTGAATACGGCACGCTGACCCTCGAAGCCGACGGCAGCTACACCTACACCCGTTTCGACGATGCCCCCGGCGGCGTCTCGGACGAATTCACCTACACGCTCACCGATGCAGACGGCAGCACCGCCACGGCGACCCTGACCATCAATATCGGTGACAGCACGCCTGAAATCACCCGCCTGCCGAGCGGCGATGCCGAAACGCTCGTCGACGAAGCAGGCCTTCCCGCACGTATCGGCGAGGCGGAAGGTTCGGACGAACCGGCAGACAGCGAAACGGCTGCGGGCACGATTACTTTCGTATCGCCCGATGGCGTTGCGAGCGTCGAAATCAACGGCGTCGAAGTCACCGGCCCCGGCCAGACTTTCGACGTGGGCGAGGGCACGCTGACGATCACCGGTTACGATCCGGTCGCCGGCACCATCACCTATGAATACACGCTCGAGGACAACACCTCGGGCGACGACGTCTCCTATGACGTCGACCTGACCGTGACCGACCTCGATGGCGATACCGCAATCGGTACCTTCACCATCTCGGTCACCGACGACGTACCCACCGCCAATGACGACAGCGAAACGCAGGACAGCGAAGATGCTCCTGTCACGGTCGACGTTTTCTCCAACGACGTACAGGGCGCCGATTCGGTCCAGCTCGACGCGATCGCGCTGGTCGACGGTACGCTCAGTGGCAACGGCACCGTCACCTACAATGGCGACGGCACCTTCACCTACACGCCTGCTCCGGGCGAAGAAGGCACCGTAACCTTCGACTACACCATCACCGATGGCGACGGCGACGTCTCGACCGCCACGGTCACGATCATCCTGGACAACGACTCGACGCCGGGCATCCTCGTCGGTGGTCAGAATCAAGTTTTTGAGGAGGCTTTGCCTGCCCGCGGTGGTGAGCCGGCCGGATCCAACGAAGATAGCGACGGAGAATTTGCCAGCGGCTCAATCATTCTCGTGACCCGGGGGGATACCGTCGGTTCGCTGGTCATCAACGGCGTCGACGTCACTGCCGGCGGCACCGTCACGACTGCCGACGGGGTCCTGACGGTTACGCTCACCAATGGCGTCTATGGCTATACCTACGAGCTGACCGACAACACGCTCTCGGACCCCGACAGCGACAGCTTTACGCTGGTCGTGACCGACAGCGACGGCGACACCGCCCAGACGACGCTGGTCATCAATATCATCGACGACAATCCGTCGGCAGCAGACGATGCCAACAGCATCGCGGCCGGCGACTACGGTCCGGTCGGTGGCAATGTGCTCGACAATGATACCGTCGGCGCAGACGATGCAGCCGTCACCTCCTATACCGGTGCGAACGGCAGCGGCGTTGCAGGCGACACCATCCAGGGTAAATACGGTACGCTGACCATCGAAGCAGATGGCAGCTACACCTACACCCGCGATGCAGGCACCGAAGGCGGCGTTTCGGACACCTTCACCTACACCATCACCGATGGCGACGGCGACACCGCGACCGCCACACTCGTGATCGCGATTGCCGACAGCCCGGTCGTGCTCGACCTGCCGGTTGCAGGCGAAGACGGTACGCTGGTCGATGAAGCAGGCCTTCCGGCCGGTTCGGATGCGGCCAGCGACAGCGAGTTCACCAGCGGCACCTTCACCTATGACGCGCCCGACGGCCCGGCCTCGGTCACGATCGACGGCGTTGCAGTCACCGCTGTCGGCCAGACCTTCACCGGCAGCTTCGGCACGCTGACGATCACCTCGATTGCCGACGGCGTGATCGGCTACACTTACGAGCTGACCACCAACACCAGCGGCGACGACACCTTCGACAGCTTCGCAGTCGTCGTCACCGACCAGGACGGCGACACGTCCTCGGGCGATCTCGAGATCGCAATTATCGACGATGTCCCGACCGCGGTTTCCGACACCGACAGCGTTACCGAAGACGGCCCGCTGACCGCCGACGGCAATGTCATCACCGATGCCGAAGCCAATGGCGACAATGGCGCGGATACGCAGGGTGCCGACGGTGCCAGCGTCACCGGCGTTGCATTCGGCGCGACCGACGGCACCGTGGGCAGCTCGCTCGACGGTATGTACGGTTCGCTCGTCCTGAACGCGGACGGAAGCTACACCTACACGCTCGACAACACGAATCCGCTCGTCCAGGGTCTCGATTCCACCGAGAGCCTGACCGAGGTCTTCACCTACACCATCACCGATGGCGACGGCGATCCCAGCACCACCACGCTGACGATCACCATCAATGGCGACGACGATATCGTGACCATCAACGGTCTCGACCTCCAGACGCCCGAACTGACCGTCGACGAAGACGATCTGGCCGACGGCTCCTCGCCCGATGCAGGCGCGCTGGTGCAGAGCGGCAGCTTCACCGTGGACAGCCCTGACGGGCTCAGCGTCCTGACCGTTGGCGGCGTCCAGGTGTGGGGTGGCGGCGAAACCTACCCGCTCACCATCACCGGCGATTATGGCGATGTCCGCATCACTGCAGTCGACGTCACGCTCGATGCGAATGGCGACGTGGTCGCTGCAACGGTTTCCTATGAATACGAGCTCGGCGACAACACGCTCGACCACTCGGTCGCAGGCGAAGACTCGCTGGTCGACAGCTTCGATGTCGTTGCAACCGATACCGACGGCTCGGATGATACCGCATCGCTCGACATCGAAGTGATCGACGATGTCCCGACCGCCAATGACGACAGCGCCGACCAGGCCGTCGAGAATGATCCGATCGTCATCGACGCGCTCGACAACGACGTGTTCGGTGCAGATGGCGTCGATACCTCGAACATCGCGAGCGTCTCGGTCACCACCCAGGGCACCCAGGGTACGGTTACCTACGATCCGGACACCGGCCTGTTCACCTACACGCCCGCTCCGGGGGCTGGCAGCAACGGCCAGCTGACCGACAGCTTCACCTACACCATCATCGACAATGACGGCGACAGCTCGACTGCGACCGTCACGGTCAATCTGCTTCCCGACAGCGAGCCGACCGGTGGCACCGTCACCGCGACCGTCGATGACGACGGGCTTGCCGGTGGCAACCCGGATTCGGATACGGGCGACCTCGACGCCAACGTGGGCGACGATCCGGCCGACACCAGCGAAGCCAGCTTCACGGGTTCGCTGACCTTCGACGTCGGCAATGACGGCCCGGCCACCATCACTTTCGATCCGTCGCTCGACGGCACGTCGGCCATGCTCGGCAGCGAAATGGTCACTTTCACCTTGAACGGTAACGTCCTGACCGCATCGAGCGGCCGCGGCGATATCTTCACCGTCGAACTGACCGATGCGCAGACCGGTGCCTACACCGTTACCCTGCTGCAGAACGTCTTGCACACCGCCGGCAATGACGAAAACGACGCTTTCGCAAGCATCGGCTTCATCGTCTCCGACAGCGAGGGCGACACGGTCGGCACCACGCTCGACATCACCTTCGACGACGATGCGCCGACCGCCACCGACAACACCAATTCGGTCACCGAAGGCGACACCGTCACCGGCAACATCCTGACCGATGACGACGGCTTCGGCGTCGATGCCAATGGCGCCGACGGCTCGCTCACCATCCTGAGCGTTTCGGGCACCGGCGGCACCGACAATGGCGCGCCCTTCGTCGTCACCGGCACCTATGGCGAACTGACCGTCAATGCGGACGGCAGCTACAGCTACGAAAGCTTCGCCAATGCGACGAATGCCGATGTCAGCGACGTCTTCACCTACCAGATCGTGGACGCAGACGGCGATGTCGCCGAGGCCACGCTCGAAATCGACATCACGAATGTCGCAGGTACGGTCGAAGACAACGGCGCGACCGTCAACGAAGCCGGCCTCGGTTTCGGCAGCGATCCCGCCAGCGACAGCGAGTTCGGCAACGGCCAGATCACGGTCACCAATGCCACCGGCACCTTCACCTATGTGCTGGTGAGCCCGGCAACCGGCACCTACGGCACGCTGACGCTGGATCCGGACACGGGTGCCTACACCTACGAACTGACCACCAATGTCGATGGCGACAGCCTCGTCCCCAGCCAGGGCGGCGACAATGGTGCGAACACGGTCACCGGCCAGGAGAGCTTCGACTACGAAGTCTATGACGATCTTGGCAATCTGATCGGCACCGGCACCATCGACGTGAACATCATCGACGATGTTCCCTCGATCGACGCTTCGGTGGTCGACGGTGATGCGGTCACGCTGACCACGCAGGATGCCGACACGGTTGGCGGTACCGACACCGACGTTTCGGTCGCCGACTTCGGCGGCGCATTCTCGATCGACAGTAGCGAATACGGTGCGGACGGCGCAGGCAGCATCGCCTGGACCTATAGCCTCAATGTCGAAAATGCGGTCTCGGGCCTCACCAGCGACGGCGTTGCGATCGAACTTTCGATGAACGGCGACGTGGTCGAAGGCCGCGCCGGTGGCGTGCTCGTCTTCACCCTCGAAGTGAACGACGCGACCGGCGTCGTGACGCTGACCCAGTACGAAGAGATCGACCATGCTCTGCCGGGCGACAGCAGCAACTACGACGCGCAGCTGGCAGTGCTGGGTGACGGCCTCGTTACCCTCTCGGGCACGGCAACGATCGTCGATGGCGATGGAGATATTGCCGACGAAACCGTGGTCCTCGACCTCGGCGGCAACGTCCGCTTCGCCGACGACGGTCCGGCTATCGATGCCACGGTCACCGATGGCGATGCAGTCACGCTGACCACCTTCGACGCGGAAACCGTCGGCGGCACCAGCGTCGACGTTTCGGTTGCCGACTTCGGCGGCGCCTTCTCGGTTGCCTCGAGCGACTACGGCGCAGACGGCGCTGGCTCGATCGCCTGGGATTACAGCCTCGTCATCGACAATGCTACCTCGGGTCTCACCAGCGATGGTGTTCCGGTCGAGCTGACCATGAACGGCGATGTGGTCGAAGGCCGCGCGAATGGCGTCCTCGTCTTCACCGTTGCTATCGACGACACCACCGGTGTGGTCACGCTGACCCAGTATGAAGAGATCGACCATGATCTCCCGGGTTCGGACAGCAATTACGACAGCCAGCTCGAAGCGCTCGCCAATGGCGTGCTCTCGATCTCGGGCACCGCAACCATCACCGATGGTGACGGCGACACGGCTGAAGAAACCGTCCTGCTCGACCTCGGCGGCAACATCCGCTTCGCCGACGACGGCCCGAGCATCGACGCTTCGGTCACCGATGGTGACGCGGTCACGCTGACCACGCAGGACGCCGACACGGTTGGTGGCATCGACACCGATGTGTCGACCGCAGACTTCGGCGGCGCGTTCGCAGTCGACAGCTTCAACTTCGGCGCAGACGGCGCAGGTTCGATTGCCTGGGATTATGGCCTCTCGGTCGTGAGCTCGGCTTCGGGCCTCACCAGCGACGGTGTTGCGATCGAACTTTCGATGAACGGCGATGTGGTCGAAGGCCGCGCCAATGGCACGCTTGTCTTCACCCTCGAAGTGAACGACACCACCGGTGTGGTCACGCTGACCCAGTATGAAGAGATCGACCACGATCTTCCGGGCTCGGACAGCAATTATGACGCACAGCTCGAAGTGCTCGGCTCGGGCCTGGTCAACCTGACCGGCACCGCGACGATCACCGACGGCGACGGCGATACGGCTGAAGAGACTGTCGTTCTCGACCTCGGCGGCAACGTCCGCTTCGCAGACGATGGCCCGGCCATCGATGCGACCGTGACCGATGGCGACGTGATCACTCTGACCACGCAGGATGCCGATACCGAAGGCGCTGCCAGCGACACCGACGTGTCGACGGCCAACTTCGGCGGTGCCTTCTCGATCGCCTCGAGCGACTATGGTGCCGACGGCGCGGGTTCGACCGCCTGGTCCTACTCGCTGGTCATCGACAACGCCGTTTCGGGCCTTACCAGCGGCGGCAACCCGATCACGCTGAGCATGAACGGTTCGGAAGTCGAAGGCTTTGCCAACGGCGTGCTGGTCTTCAGCGTCTCGGTCGATGCGTCGACCGGCGAAGTGACGCTGACGCAGTATGAAGCGATCGACCACGATCTGCCGGGCGACAGCTCGAACTACGACAGCCAGCTGGCAGTGCTTGCCGACGGCGTGCTCTCTCTCTCGGGCACCGCGACCATCACCGATGGTGATGGCGACACGGATGAAGAAACCGTGGTCCTCGACCTCGGCGGCAACATCCGCTTCGCCGACGATGGCCCGATTGCAGTGGCCGACACCAACACCCTGACCGAAGATACAGCTTCGGTTGGCGGAAACGTCGTCTTGACCAACGCCGATGACTTCGGTGCAGATGGCGCAGGCAGCCCGGCTGTAACCGCAGTGACCGGCTTCGGCGGCGCTGCAGGAACGATCGGCGGCTCCACCTCCGGCGAGTTCGGCACCCTGACGCTCAACGCAGACGGCACTTACACCTATGCGCTCAACAACGCTTCGGTGCAGTACCTCAACGACGGCGACAGCGAGACGGACACCTTCACCTACACCATCGTCGACAGCGACGGTGATACCAGCACGACGACGCTGACGATCACGATCACGGGTTCGAACGACGCCCCGGTCCTTACGCCGAGCGGAGTGGTTGTTTCGGAAGAAGGCCTGACGGATTCGCTCGGCAATCCGATCGGCAATCCCGACACCGTCGGTACCCCGGACGATATGACCGATAGTCGTTCGGCAAGCGGCACGATCGGGATTTCCGACCCCGACAATGATACCTTCACGGTGACACTCGGCATTCCGACCACGCCGGGCCTGACGTCGGGTGGCGAAGCCATCGTGTGGAGCCTGAATGCCGATCAGAATGTGTTGATCGGTGCTACTTCGGAAGGTGTGATCATTGCCGTTTCGATCGCCAACGATGGCAACTACGACGTTGTCCTCAACCGTCCGGTGGATCACTCGGACACGTCGGTTGAAGACATCCTTGGCTTCAGCATCGACGTTTCGGTAAACGACGGCACCACGACCACGACGCTGCCCGCGGGCATCACGGTGGTGGTCGAGGACGACAGCCCGATCATCGGCGACATGACGCCCGATAGCATCACGGTCGGCAACTTCGACAATGCGACCGGTACCGGTACGTTCGATTACTCGCCTGGCGGCGACGGACATGGTGAATTCCAGATTACCTACACCGGCACGCCGATCGACGGTCTGACCTACACGCTGACGCAGCTCGACAACGACAATGACGGCCAGAACGACGGCGCGATCCTGACGGCTTCGGCCAATGGCACCGACGTCTACACGCTCGAAGTCGATGTCGACGGCAACTACACCTATACGCTGCTGGCACCGGATACGGGTTCGACCGAATCGATCTCGCTGCTGAACCTTTCGGCAGGTGGCCCGGGCTTCCGCGAGCTGGAAGACGACCCGAGCACGATCGACATCAATGAAGATGGCCGGATCGAGTTCTCGTCCAACGGCAACGGCGTGAACGCGTCGACGCAGGGCTTCGGCGTCAGCAACCAGTGGACCGACCCGACGGAATTCTTCACCATGGAATTCCACGTTCCGGGCAACCTGGGTGTCAACGACGATCCCGAAACCGATGCCGATATCCTCACGGGTATCACGCTGAACGTCCAGCAGGTCCGTTCCGGACCGGTGGACTTCCGCTGGACGGTCACTCGCTACAATGACGATGGCACGGTGGCCGAGACCGAAACCGGTATCATTACCATCTCCAGCGCCGGTGACCTGGTGATCCCCGCGACCATCTCGTTTAGCGAATTGACCATGGAGAACATCGACACCGCAGGCAGCGTCCGCTTCCGCGCCGACGTCACGGTCGAACGCTCGATCCTCCCGCAGGATCTCACGCTCGACTTCGACATCAGCGCAACCGACTCCGATGGCGACGTCACCAGCGTTTCCGACCTCTCGGTCTTCATCGATGCCGACATCACCTCGGCAGCGACGATCAAGACGCTCGACGACACGCTGATGGCCGACGCCGAAGTGCTGGACATGGCGATGTTCGGTTCGACGAGCACCGCCCAGCAGGACGGTTCGCGCATGATGGCTCGCGCCACGGAAGCGACGGCGATTGCGGCAAGCGCTGCGGCCTTCGTCATGCCGACCATCGAAGCGGGCTTCGAACAGGACTTCGGACAGACCGCTTCCGCCGGTGATCTTATGGTTAATTTCGAGTTTGCGGCTGCGCCGACGCTCGAAGCGCCGCAGATGCCCGAAGGTTACGCGATCGCATTCGACGGCCGCGTGGAAATCGATGCCGGGGCCGGCCAGGATCTCGCCATGGCGAACATCCTCGGTGATGGCGGCGACTTCCAGGCAGCCATGGGCGACGCGGTTGCCGCGCCGGACATGGGCGGCTTCGAATATGCCGCAGCCGACGAAGGCTTCGCTGGAATGCCGAGCGCGTTCGACGGTCTCGCCATCGGCGATACCGGAAGCGCGATGGAAGCCCTGCTGATGCTCGAGGCGAACGCGCCCGCAGCGGACGCAGCAGAGCTGGCCGATGCCGGCAAGGCACTGGGTGAAGCGGTGGCAGAACTTGCTGCCGAGGCACAGGTCGACGATGTGGTCGCGCACTTCGCCGCCAACGATACGGGAGCCGGCAACGGCGATGCGATCAGCGTCCCGGTCGAGGGCCTTCTCGACGGGATGATCGGCAACGACCTTCCCTTCCACACCGTCGGCATTGCTCAGACGGACCAGACCGACGAAGCGGCGCTTGTCGCAGCTTCCGCTTGA
- a CDS encoding OmpA family protein, translated as MKNITAIIALAGAVVGMIPAAAFAQDDLMSMEGSQLRGEVERRYDAALAMTNNSAIVNANDPRYTWASEAKAQCGIALGFLKSNTKDETSLSKCALAYDMMNREPTPYVAPPPPAPPAPQPEVCNAEAPGLIFFEFDSATPQQDAVETVEYVVENAPTCNWRSFTVVGHADRAGSNAYNIGLSERRAEAIEELMTARGISAGVITTQAQGEESPRVPTADGVRELQNRRVEILVSE; from the coding sequence ATGAAGAACATAACAGCGATTATCGCGTTGGCCGGAGCGGTGGTGGGCATGATACCCGCTGCGGCTTTCGCGCAGGACGATCTGATGAGCATGGAAGGCAGCCAGCTGCGCGGCGAAGTCGAGCGGCGTTATGACGCTGCTCTCGCGATGACCAACAATTCGGCCATCGTGAACGCAAACGACCCGCGTTACACCTGGGCGAGCGAGGCGAAGGCCCAGTGCGGCATCGCGCTCGGCTTCCTCAAGTCGAACACCAAGGACGAGACCAGCCTGTCGAAGTGCGCGCTGGCCTACGACATGATGAACCGCGAGCCGACGCCCTATGTCGCGCCGCCGCCGCCGGCACCGCCTGCGCCGCAGCCGGAAGTCTGCAACGCAGAAGCACCGGGCCTCATCTTCTTCGAGTTCGATTCCGCCACGCCGCAGCAGGATGCTGTCGAGACGGTCGAATATGTCGTCGAAAACGCTCCGACCTGTAACTGGCGCAGCTTCACCGTCGTCGGCCATGCCGACCGTGCGGGCAGCAATGCTTACAATATCGGCCTGTCCGAACGCCGGGCCGAGGCAATCGAAGAACTGATGACCGCCCGCGGCATTTCGGCAGGCGTCATCACTACTCAGGCACAGGGTGAGGAATCGCCGCGTGTCCCGACCGCCGATGGCGTACGCGAGCTGCAGAACCGCCGCGTCGAAATCCTGGTCAGCGAGTAA